From the Nitrobacter hamburgensis X14 genome, one window contains:
- a CDS encoding ABC transporter ATP-binding protein codes for MLDVQNLTKTYRSAQERITVLRGACLRVDAGESVALTGESGSGKSTLLHLIAGLDQADGGSIRLNETEVTALADRGRAALRRDRLGLVFQQFNLIPSLTVADNLAFQSRIAGRHNSQWQSELVDRLGLGDLLNRYPEQLSGGQQQRVAIGRALAVRPPLLLADEPTGNLDEATADEVMDLARDLIKRTGCSFLMVTHSARLAATLDRQVLLSAGLIS; via the coding sequence ATGCTGGATGTCCAGAACCTGACCAAAACCTATCGTTCGGCGCAGGAACGGATCACCGTTCTTCGCGGCGCCTGCCTGCGCGTTGACGCCGGCGAGAGTGTCGCGCTGACGGGCGAGTCGGGAAGCGGCAAAAGCACCTTGCTGCACCTGATCGCGGGCCTCGATCAGGCGGACGGCGGTTCCATCCGGCTCAATGAGACGGAGGTGACTGCACTGGCGGACCGGGGCCGTGCAGCGCTGCGCCGGGACCGGTTGGGACTGGTTTTTCAACAATTCAACCTGATCCCCTCTCTCACCGTCGCCGACAACCTGGCTTTTCAGTCGCGTATCGCCGGGCGTCACAACAGCCAGTGGCAAAGCGAACTTGTCGATCGGCTGGGGCTCGGCGATTTGCTGAACCGATATCCCGAACAACTCTCAGGCGGCCAACAGCAGCGGGTTGCAATCGGGCGCGCGCTCGCGGTCAGGCCGCCTCTGCTCCTCGCCGACGAACCGACCGGCAACCTCGATGAAGCGACGGCCGACGAGGTCATGGATCTCGCGCGCGATCTCATCAAGCGAACCGGATGCAGTTTCCTGATGGTCACGCACAGCGCGCGGCTTGCCGCGACGCTGGACCGGCAAGTCCTGCTCAGCGCCGGGCTGATCTCGTGA
- a CDS encoding slipin family protein, translating into MMLDYVTYIVLAVVVIAFLSSSIRILREYERGIIFTLGRFTGVKGPGLIILIPFVQQMVKADLRVMVQDVPPQDVISRDNVSVKVNAVLYFRIIDPERAIIKVENFMAATSQLAQTTLRSVLGKHELDEMLAERDKLNAAIQEILDQQTDAWGIKVTNIEIKDIDLNENMVRAIAKQAEAERLRRAKVINAMGEQQAAEKLVEAGRILAQEPQAMQLRYFAALHDIAGERSSTVVFPLPMDLLSHLKPRPDGTS; encoded by the coding sequence ATGATGCTCGATTACGTAACCTATATAGTGCTCGCGGTCGTCGTGATCGCATTTCTCTCCTCGTCCATTCGTATCCTGCGGGAATACGAGCGCGGCATCATCTTCACGCTCGGACGCTTCACCGGCGTGAAAGGTCCCGGCCTCATCATCCTGATTCCGTTCGTGCAGCAGATGGTGAAGGCCGATCTCAGGGTCATGGTACAGGACGTGCCGCCGCAGGACGTGATTTCCCGCGATAACGTTTCCGTCAAGGTGAACGCCGTGCTTTATTTCCGCATCATCGATCCCGAACGCGCGATCATTAAGGTTGAAAACTTCATGGCCGCGACCAGCCAGTTGGCGCAAACCACGCTGCGCTCGGTGCTCGGCAAACACGAACTGGACGAGATGCTCGCGGAGCGCGACAAACTCAACGCCGCCATTCAGGAGATTCTCGATCAGCAAACCGATGCGTGGGGAATCAAGGTCACCAATATCGAGATCAAGGACATCGACCTTAACGAAAACATGGTTCGTGCCATCGCCAAGCAAGCCGAGGCGGAGCGGCTACGGCGGGCGAAAGTGATCAATGCGATGGGCGAGCAGCAAGCCGCCGAGAAGCTCGTCGAAGCCGGACGGATCCTTGCTCAGGAACCGCAGGCCATGCAGCTGCGCTATTTTGCGGCGTTGCACGATATTGCCGGCGAGCGATCATCGACTGTGGTGTTTCCGCTGCCGATGGATCTGCTCAGCCATCTAAAGCCCCGACCCGACGGAACGTCATGA